The genomic window CCCGGCTCTATTCCCAAAAGCAATGCCCATACGATTTCGCTTTACTCACTCTCTAAAGCTTATGGGTTTGCTTCGTGGCGCATTGGTTATATGGTAATCCCAGAACATTTACTGATTGCAGTTAAAAAAATTCAAGATACGATCTTGATCTGTCCGCCGGTTGTTTCCCAGTACGCGGCTGTGGGAGTGTTGCAAATCGGAGCCGACTACTGTTATGAAAAGCTCCGTACTATTACTGAAGTTCGAGAAACTGTTCTGGCAAAACTCAGCATTATCTCTGATGTATGCAGCGTGCCACCTGCTGATGGTGCTTTCTATTTTCTGCTCAAAATTCACACTCAGCAGAATGATATTGAGTTAGTCGAACGTTTAATTCGCGAACATGGTGTGGCGGTGATTCCAGGTACAACGTTTGGCATAAAGGATGGGTGCTATTTACGGGTTGCCTACGGTGCCTTGCAACAGGAAACTGCATCCGAAGGCATTACACGCTTGGTGTGTGGGTTGCAAGCGATTTTAAGTACCTAAAGCTGTAGAAACTGAACTGCCGGCGTCGAGCATGAAAGCACTAGAAATGCTAGACCTTCAGCCTCAACAATTAGGGGGTGCCAGTTGGCAAACTGTCCATTCTTTTTGTAGCGCTAACTTCCATCGGCAACCTTAGAAGATATAGCCTGTCTGGATGTGTCTCTGGGTAAAATTGACTGCCGCCTGAACGTTTTTCACCGACTTGGCTTGTGGCACAGTAACGATCCTTCAGTTCTTCAAAGTTTTATATATTAAAAGGGTCGAGTTAAAGCACCGCCGAATCCAATTTCTAGCCTTCTTGAATAGAGTTAAAAGGAGTAATTCAAAAGCCGTAGAATTGAATAAAATCAATAAAACTCTACAGCCTTTGAAAAAGTCTTTTAACTTGAATGAGCTAGGAATTTCCAGGAAACCGATTTGACAGGAAAAATTCACTCACTTTCTCCGTAAAACTACCAACCTTCAATCAGGGCACAGAAAATGTTTAACCTTTCTAAGTTATTCGCTCCAAATCCCCAAGATACAGACTCCAACTCCGGGCTAGATACAGTAGATTCTTCCAATTCTGATATCAGCAATTTCTTGGGTTCAGCCGGCGCGGAAGCCACCGTTGATGAAGTAATCGAAGGCCCCGGTAAGAAAAAAGGACGAGTGTATTTTCAAGGAACTTGGTGGCCGGCTGTGTGTACACTGGAAGCCGTTTTAAATCCTGGAGAAGTTGTTAAGGTTGTTGGCATTGATCGCATCACTCTGCTAGTTGAACCCTTCGGTGACAATGAATAGTCTTCTGGTTAGCCGGCTTAAAGTCATCAAAAATAGATTCTTACCTAAGACTGATGTCCGGTTCACCAATAAACCTAATACTTGTGAGAGAACTTGAGCAGGTGGCAAAAATGGTTTTTAACCCACAGAACGATTCCGGCTTTCTCACGCCGGATGCGGGACCCGATACTTCTCGCGCTAGCTACTCCGATGCGCTAAATCTTGACCGGAATGATTCTAGTCACGATGATGAAAATGTAGATGTTCCGGTTCCTGAAGGTTCAGGAACCGCCGACAATCCAAACGTTGTTGATCGTCAGATTAATATTATCAATCGCAGCGCCGGCTGAGAGATGAATTCATCACGCCCCACTTTTTTGTAGAGTTTGTAAGGCCGGCATTGATTGCTTAACTTTGCACCAAATTTTAATCGTGTTACGATTTCTGATTTTTAAATAAACCGTTCACCGCAACTGCGCTATAGAACCGTTTATCTTAAGTGATCTGGGATAGTTTCAGGCACAACCCAGTAGTAAAGAACGTGCTTGCGCTCCCTATTTTCAACAATTACGACCCGATCCGGTTTCCAGTCACCCATATCAAAGCTGTGAGACACAATGCGAGTGCCTGGTTTGAGTTCTTTAAGCAACTTAGGGCGAAGCTTCAAATTTACACTGCGAAGCAGGTAAAGCGTCACAACGGTTGCCTTACTTAAGTCAGCCGTAAACAAGTCTTGTTGTAAAAACTGAACCCGATCTGTTACGCCAGCTTTTTGGGCGTTATTAAAAGCTTCTTGAATTAGTTTCGGATTAATATCAATTCCAACGCCTTGGGTGCCCAATTTTTGGGCTGCTGTAATCACGATCCGCCCATCGCCACTACCAAGATCGTAGAGGATATCATTGCCTGTGACCCCCGCAACGTTAAGCATTTCTTCTACAACCTTAGAAGGGGTTGGCACATAAGGCACATCAGAGAGCTTTTCTTGAGGTTGAATAACGGGTGCGGCATTCTGAACTTGAAACTGTTCAGCCGCAACTTTTAGTTGTTGAGTATGTGCAGCTCCCCCTAAGCCGATAACACTGCTCAAGGCAACTATCGAAAGCAGTATTTGTTGTAAGTGCATAGGAAATTTTATCCTTATAAAGAGGGAGCTGGACTCTCGAACAAACGGTTTCGTGTGACTTAGCAGAAGTCAGCGTGCATTAATGCGATCACCGGCAAGATTTGAGTGCGATTAAAATCACAATAATACTATGAAGCCGGTCACACTCCTATACTCCTTTAGTCACTAGACAGCATTTTTTTTTGGTATAGAATACCCTGTATGGGTGAAAGTTTTAAGGTCTTTTAGGAGTGCATCGAAATGACTACAACAACAACCAAAACTACAACCACAACCCCAATATTGCGCCAAAACCCTTTTACCACTTATCGCGACCCCAAAACGGGTCGCTGGGTGGTTGTCACGCCTCCCAAGTGAGGCCGGCAATCCATTATTAATCATTCTGGTGCTACAGCTGAGTCGGCTAAATTTAACCACAGCAAGCAAGCTGTACATTATAAGCCAGACAATATAGATGTTTCCTAGCCGCCGGCATCACAAAAGAGCCGGCGGTATTTCTCTTGGGTGGGTCACCCCTCAGCATAGGCGGCTGATTTTGATAGTATTCGACTGCTTGTACCAGTTGTTGTAGAAAAGACTAACGGTAGGTTAGAGCGCCTCACTTTCTATTAAAATTAGAAAGAATACAATTATGGCTTAGCTCAACACAAATTATGCCGAAAAATGAGAATATAATTAGGCTCAATCAGTTTTTAAAATGGCAAGGAATCGTGGATACAGGCGGGCAAGCAAAGCTAATGATTCAAGGCGGAGAAGTTTTAGTCAACGGCATCCTTGAAACCAGACGTGGCAGGCAATTAGTATCAGGTGATCGCGTTACCGTTGGGGGCGAAACTTTTGAAGTTGATTTAAATAATGCTTGATACTTTATAATAATTTTGTGCCAACAGCGAGTTATTGAACCCTTAAATTATTCCGGGACAGCTTTTAATCTTAAACGGATAAAACCACAGATAAACAAATAGTGTCGATCACATGACCCGCAAGGAAATTCAGTGATTGGCGGGATTTGAAGCTGAGGCGGAAGCCTAAAACTAAGTTAATTTATCTGTATTTATCTGTGCTTAGAAATAAACCTTTAGCCAGGAAGGTAGAGACGAAAAGCACCTTCCCTTACTGGATAAAGCCCTAGATTGACAAAGTAAGAGACACGCGCTTAGCCTCTAGCGGCTTAGAGAAAAAATATCCTTGCCCAAACTCGCATTGCAGTGCTTTTAACTGAGTTAATTGCTCCAGTGTTTCCACGCCTTCTGCGATCGCATTCATTCCTAGATTTTTTGCTAGGACTA from Microcoleus sp. FACHB-672 includes these protein-coding regions:
- a CDS encoding methyltransferase domain-containing protein; the encoded protein is MHLQQILLSIVALSSVIGLGGAAHTQQLKVAAEQFQVQNAAPVIQPQEKLSDVPYVPTPSKVVEEMLNVAGVTGNDILYDLGSGDGRIVITAAQKLGTQGVGIDINPKLIQEAFNNAQKAGVTDRVQFLQQDLFTADLSKATVVTLYLLRSVNLKLRPKLLKELKPGTRIVSHSFDMGDWKPDRVVIVENRERKHVLYYWVVPETIPDHLR
- a CDS encoding RNA-binding S4 domain-containing protein; translation: MPKNENIIRLNQFLKWQGIVDTGGQAKLMIQGGEVLVNGILETRRGRQLVSGDRVTVGGETFEVDLNNA
- a CDS encoding NfeD family protein — encoded protein: MFNLSKLFAPNPQDTDSNSGLDTVDSSNSDISNFLGSAGAEATVDEVIEGPGKKKGRVYFQGTWWPAVCTLEAVLNPGEVVKVVGIDRITLLVEPFGDNE